Proteins from a single region of Streptomyces vinaceus:
- a CDS encoding Clp protease N-terminal domain-containing protein translates to MTNPSVEPVRMTNPVRLDDLIEAIKKVHTDTLEQLSGAVVVAESLGDVADHLIGHFVDQARRSGASWTDIGRSMGVTRQAAQKRFVPKADKEGEGGMDPSQGFGRFTPRARNVVVTAQNEARSGGHTEIRTEHLVLGLLAEPEGLAALALRAQHVSEQDVRAAATAALPPAATGELPALIPFDASAKKALELTFREALRLGHNYVGTEHVLLALLELENGEGLFSGLGVDKGAAEATVNEALAAFLDESEAGGGAEKE, encoded by the coding sequence ATGACGAACCCTTCCGTGGAACCCGTTCGCATGACCAACCCGGTACGCCTCGACGACCTGATCGAGGCCATCAAGAAGGTCCACACCGACACCCTGGAGCAGCTCAGCGGCGCCGTCGTCGTCGCCGAGTCGCTCGGCGACGTCGCCGACCACCTCATCGGCCACTTCGTGGACCAGGCCCGCCGCTCCGGCGCCTCCTGGACCGACATCGGCCGCAGCATGGGCGTCACCCGCCAGGCCGCCCAGAAGCGCTTCGTCCCCAAGGCCGACAAGGAGGGCGAGGGCGGCATGGACCCCAGCCAGGGGTTCGGCCGCTTCACACCGCGCGCCCGCAACGTCGTCGTCACCGCGCAGAACGAGGCCCGCTCCGGCGGCCACACCGAGATCCGCACCGAGCACCTCGTCCTCGGCCTGCTCGCCGAGCCGGAGGGCCTCGCCGCGCTCGCCCTGCGCGCCCAGCACGTCTCGGAGCAGGACGTGCGCGCCGCCGCTACCGCCGCCCTGCCCCCGGCCGCCACCGGGGAGCTCCCCGCCCTCATCCCCTTCGACGCGTCCGCCAAGAAGGCCCTGGAGCTCACCTTCCGCGAGGCCCTGCGCCTGGGCCACAACTACGTCGGCACCGAGCACGTCCTGCTCGCCCTCCTCGAACTCGAGAACGGCGAGGGCCTCTTCAGCGGCCTCGGCGTCGACAAGGGCGCCGCCGAGGCGACCGTCAACGAGGCCCTGGCAGCGTTCCTCGACGAATCCGAGGCCGGGGGCGGGGCCGAGAAGGAGTAG
- a CDS encoding AI-2E family transporter, whose protein sequence is MPRWLPRAVVLVLALIACFQLGSWAFHQLTGLLVNILIAFFLALAVEPAVSRMAARGMRRGLATFLVFLGVFVAGAGFVVLLGSMLAGQIVDMVEGFPRYLDSVIGTINTTFHTKLSRLEIQDSLLHSDWLQKYVQNSATGVLDVSATVLGGLFRLLTVGLFSFYFAADGPRLRRALCSVLPPAKQSEVLRAWEIAVAKTGGYLYSRGLMALVSGLAHYVVFAVLDVPYAPALAVWVGLVSQFIPTIGTYLAGALPMLIAFPDSPWYALYVLGFVVIYQQFENYVLQPKLTSRTVDIHPAVAFGSVIAGTALLGAVGALIAIPAVATLQAFLGAYVKRYELTERAAGEAATPSRPRPRPRIRRGTLPGPR, encoded by the coding sequence ATGCCGCGCTGGCTGCCGCGCGCCGTCGTCCTCGTACTCGCCCTCATCGCCTGCTTCCAGCTCGGCAGCTGGGCCTTCCACCAGCTGACCGGGCTGCTCGTCAACATCCTGATCGCGTTCTTCCTCGCGCTCGCGGTCGAACCCGCCGTGTCCCGGATGGCGGCGCGCGGCATGCGCCGCGGGCTCGCCACCTTCCTGGTGTTCCTGGGCGTCTTCGTCGCCGGCGCGGGCTTCGTCGTCCTGCTCGGCTCGATGCTCGCCGGGCAGATCGTCGACATGGTGGAGGGCTTCCCCCGCTACCTCGACTCGGTGATCGGAACGATCAACACCACCTTCCACACCAAGCTGTCCCGGCTGGAGATCCAGGACAGCCTGCTGCACTCCGACTGGCTCCAGAAGTACGTGCAGAACAGCGCGACCGGCGTGCTCGACGTGTCCGCCACGGTGCTCGGCGGGCTCTTCCGGCTGCTGACGGTGGGGCTGTTCTCCTTCTACTTCGCCGCCGACGGGCCGCGGCTGCGGCGCGCGCTGTGCTCCGTACTGCCCCCCGCGAAGCAGTCGGAGGTGCTGCGCGCCTGGGAGATCGCCGTGGCCAAGACGGGCGGCTACCTGTACTCGCGCGGGCTGATGGCCCTGGTCTCCGGCCTCGCCCACTACGTCGTCTTCGCGGTGCTCGACGTGCCGTACGCGCCCGCCCTCGCGGTGTGGGTGGGGCTGGTCTCCCAGTTCATCCCCACCATCGGCACCTACCTGGCGGGCGCGCTGCCGATGCTGATCGCCTTCCCGGACTCGCCCTGGTACGCGCTGTACGTCCTCGGGTTCGTGGTGATCTACCAGCAGTTCGAGAACTACGTCCTGCAGCCGAAGCTGACCTCCAGGACGGTCGACATCCACCCGGCGGTGGCCTTCGGGTCCGTCATCGCGGGCACGGCCCTGCTGGGCGCGGTCGGAGCGCTCATCGCGATCCCGGCCGTCGCCACGCTGCAGGCCTTCCTCGGCGCGTACGTGAAGCGGTACGAGCTGACCGAGCGGGCGGCCGGGGAGGCGGCTACTCCTTCTCGGCCCCGCCCCCGGCCTCGGATTCGTCGAGGAACGCTGCCAGGGCCTCGTTGA
- a CDS encoding AzlC family ABC transporter permease — MVRQESPGGVGERTRAAVVRDALGVGVAVGLSGFAFGVTAAGAGISVLQACVLSLLVFTGASQFALVGAVAAGGNPFTAAAGAFFLGTRNAFYGLRLSQLLALPKALRPFAAHWVIDETTAVALAQPDRRSARLGFTVTGLSLYLLWNLTTLLGALGAEALGDTSAWGLDAAGPAVFLALLAPMLKTATERAVAALALVLGLGLLPVLPAGLPVLVAALAAPAVLWLKGRRS, encoded by the coding sequence ATGGTGAGACAGGAGAGCCCCGGCGGAGTCGGGGAGCGGACCCGGGCGGCCGTCGTGCGCGACGCGCTCGGCGTCGGCGTGGCCGTCGGGCTGTCGGGGTTCGCGTTCGGGGTCACCGCCGCCGGAGCCGGGATCAGCGTGCTCCAGGCCTGCGTGCTGAGCCTGCTCGTGTTCACCGGGGCCTCGCAGTTCGCCCTGGTGGGAGCGGTGGCCGCGGGCGGCAACCCGTTCACCGCGGCGGCCGGGGCCTTCTTCCTCGGTACGCGGAACGCCTTCTACGGGCTGCGGCTGTCACAGCTGCTCGCCCTGCCCAAGGCCCTGCGGCCGTTCGCCGCCCACTGGGTGATCGACGAGACCACCGCCGTGGCGCTGGCCCAGCCGGACCGCAGGTCGGCGCGGCTCGGGTTCACCGTGACCGGCCTGAGCCTGTACCTCCTGTGGAACCTCACCACCCTGCTCGGCGCCCTCGGCGCCGAGGCCCTCGGGGACACCTCCGCCTGGGGGCTGGACGCCGCCGGACCGGCCGTCTTCCTGGCCCTGCTCGCGCCGATGCTGAAGACCGCCACCGAGCGGGCCGTCGCCGCGCTCGCCCTCGTCCTCGGGCTGGGCCTGCTGCCCGTTCTCCCCGCCGGGCTGCCGGTGCTCGTCGCCGCCCTCGCCGCCCCCGCGGTCCTCTGGCTGAAGGGACGCCGCTCGTGA
- a CDS encoding FtsX-like permease family protein gives MMLRYALQTVRDRKAGFLGAFVALLCAAALVTACGTLLETGLRGKIATERYAATPVVVSADQNVHQTTVKEKKGTSKTKHKAKPVAERAWLPAATVETVRSVPGVGRAVPELSFQAVPLVNAPGGAKPSYGHAWTSAALTPFTLTEGRAPQSDGEVVVDRELAARTGLKTGAPLTVQATGEPRTYTVSGIAHSARGDLTRQNALFFGDAEAQRLAARDGRVTAIGVLPAPGTDPVELAGRIGKALQGQGGGAQVAVGDARGPVEFLDAAGARIKLVSMGGAMGGTALLVAILVVVGTFALSVQQRYRELALLRAIAATPGQLRRMIGSEALLVGLAAGVAGALAGLPLAAWLHGRFVASGVVPANLERTAGIFPMFAAVGASLLGAWAAARITGRRIARIRPAEALAEAAVERGRPAWIRIAIGVLLLAGGVVLVAVLSALRSEPASTPVTFLAVVVFAAAVSLLGPLLVRAATAVLAGPLRLAGPGGYLATANLRGNATRMASAVTPLTLLIGMTCTVLFITPTLGDAARAQARDGVRAGWVLAAQGPGVTGAAAERIRRTPGVTAATEIVHTSVRVGLTKYGAQGVTPAGLTRTWDPGVTSGNLDGFGERSVAVSELAADQLGLKPGSPLELALGDGTRVTLTVAAVYARGLGFGDLTLSHDLVAAHVDNPLASSVLVAAEPGTGRERLAAAVAGFPGVGVLSARDADEVRAQRQQAGAEINLLAMGLVLAFTAIAVVNTLAMSTSERLREFAMLRLAGAKRRQVLRMLRMEAVGVVLIGAVLGSGIALAVLTAFSVGMTGTAAPAVLPVVYVGVVGVAGLLATAATALPGRLALRVPPVEVATSR, from the coding sequence ATGATGCTGCGTTACGCCCTCCAGACCGTCAGGGACCGCAAGGCCGGCTTCCTCGGCGCCTTCGTCGCACTGCTGTGTGCGGCCGCCCTCGTCACCGCCTGCGGCACGCTCCTGGAAACCGGACTCCGCGGAAAGATCGCCACCGAGCGCTACGCGGCCACGCCGGTCGTCGTCTCCGCCGACCAGAACGTGCACCAGACCACGGTCAAGGAGAAGAAGGGCACGTCCAAGACGAAGCACAAGGCCAAGCCCGTCGCCGAACGGGCCTGGCTCCCCGCCGCCACCGTGGAGACGGTCAGGTCCGTACCGGGCGTCGGGCGGGCCGTGCCGGAGCTCAGCTTCCAGGCCGTCCCGCTGGTCAACGCCCCGGGCGGCGCGAAGCCCTCGTACGGGCACGCCTGGACCTCCGCGGCGCTCACCCCCTTCACGCTCACCGAGGGCCGCGCCCCCCAGAGCGACGGCGAGGTCGTCGTCGACCGCGAACTGGCCGCCCGTACGGGGCTGAAGACCGGCGCCCCGCTCACCGTGCAGGCCACCGGCGAGCCCAGGACGTACACCGTCAGCGGGATCGCGCACAGTGCCCGCGGCGACCTCACCCGGCAGAACGCGCTGTTCTTCGGCGACGCCGAGGCGCAGCGGCTGGCCGCCCGAGACGGACGGGTCACCGCCATCGGGGTGCTCCCGGCGCCCGGGACCGACCCCGTGGAGCTGGCCGGGCGCATCGGGAAGGCGCTCCAGGGTCAGGGCGGCGGCGCGCAGGTCGCCGTCGGTGACGCCCGCGGGCCGGTGGAGTTCCTGGACGCGGCCGGCGCACGCATCAAGCTCGTCTCCATGGGCGGGGCCATGGGCGGCACCGCGCTCCTCGTCGCCATCCTCGTGGTCGTCGGCACCTTCGCCCTCTCCGTCCAGCAGCGCTACCGCGAACTCGCCCTGCTGCGGGCCATCGCCGCCACGCCCGGGCAGCTGCGCCGCATGATCGGCAGCGAGGCCCTGCTCGTGGGCCTGGCCGCCGGTGTGGCGGGGGCGCTCGCCGGACTCCCGCTCGCGGCCTGGCTGCACGGCCGGTTCGTCGCGAGCGGGGTCGTCCCGGCCAACCTGGAGCGCACCGCCGGGATCTTCCCGATGTTCGCCGCCGTCGGAGCGAGCCTGCTCGGAGCCTGGGCCGCGGCGCGGATCACCGGGCGGCGGATCGCCCGGATCCGTCCGGCCGAGGCGCTCGCCGAAGCCGCTGTCGAGCGGGGGCGCCCCGCGTGGATCCGGATCGCGATCGGTGTGCTGCTGCTGGCCGGCGGGGTGGTGCTGGTCGCCGTACTCAGCGCGCTGCGCAGCGAGCCGGCGTCGACCCCGGTGACCTTCCTCGCGGTCGTGGTCTTCGCCGCGGCGGTCTCGCTGCTCGGCCCGCTGCTGGTCCGCGCCGCGACGGCGGTGCTCGCCGGGCCGCTGCGGCTGGCCGGCCCGGGCGGATACCTGGCCACCGCGAACCTGCGCGGCAACGCCACCCGGATGGCCTCCGCCGTCACCCCGCTCACCCTGCTGATCGGCATGACCTGCACCGTCCTGTTCATCACGCCGACCCTGGGCGACGCCGCCCGCGCGCAGGCCCGTGACGGGGTCCGGGCCGGCTGGGTGCTGGCCGCGCAGGGCCCGGGCGTCACCGGTGCGGCCGCGGAACGGATCCGCCGCACGCCCGGGGTCACGGCGGCCACCGAGATCGTGCACACGTCCGTGCGGGTGGGGCTGACGAAGTACGGGGCGCAGGGGGTCACCCCGGCCGGGCTGACCCGGACCTGGGACCCCGGTGTGACGAGCGGGAACCTGGACGGGTTCGGCGAGCGGAGCGTGGCGGTGAGCGAACTGGCCGCCGATCAGCTGGGGCTGAAGCCGGGGAGCCCGCTGGAACTCGCGCTGGGGGACGGGACCCGCGTCACGCTGACCGTCGCTGCCGTGTACGCGCGGGGGCTGGGCTTCGGGGACCTGACGCTGTCGCACGATCTCGTCGCGGCGCACGTGGACAACCCGCTCGCGAGCAGCGTGCTGGTGGCGGCGGAGCCGGGCACCGGGCGGGAGCGGCTGGCCGCGGCGGTCGCGGGGTTCCCGGGGGTCGGCGTGCTGTCGGCGCGGGACGCGGACGAGGTGCGGGCGCAGCGGCAGCAGGCGGGGGCCGAGATCAACCTGCTGGCGATGGGGCTGGTCCTCGCGTTCACCGCGATCGCGGTGGTCAACACCCTGGCGATGTCCACGTCCGAACGGCTGCGGGAGTTCGCGATGCTGAGGCTGGCGGGCGCCAAGCGACGGCAGGTGCTGCGGATGCTGCGGATGGAGGCGGTGGGCGTGGTGCTGATCGGGGCGGTGCTGGGCTCGGGGATCGCGCTGGCCGTGCTGACCGCTTTCAGCGTGGGGATGACCGGGACGGCCGCGCCGGCGGTGCTGCCGGTGGTGTACGTGGGGGTGGTGGGCGTGGCGGGGCTGCTGGCGACGGCCGCGACCGCCCTGCCGGGGCGCCTCGCGCTGCGGGTGCCGCCGGTCGAGGTGGCCACCTCGCGGTAG
- a CDS encoding DUF3046 domain-containing protein: MRLTIFWERMAEHFGAGYADSFARDHVMTELGGRTVHQALEAGWEAKDVWRAVCAAMDVPASLR; this comes from the coding sequence ATGCGGTTGACGATTTTCTGGGAGCGGATGGCCGAGCACTTCGGCGCGGGCTACGCGGACTCCTTCGCGCGGGACCACGTCATGACGGAGCTCGGCGGACGCACCGTCCACCAGGCGCTGGAGGCGGGCTGGGAGGCCAAGGACGTGTGGCGCGCCGTGTGCGCGGCGATGGACGTGCCCGCCTCGCTGCGCTGA
- a CDS encoding helix-turn-helix transcriptional regulator, with protein sequence MADGAQESVEREWARHWQYAELPGLDLLRAHYVHHTFPRHAHDGYVIAAVTGGIEEVGLPGGIVRAGPGSVVLINPEVPHTARAGVPQGWAYATLYPSRELIAEVAAEIGSLRGTPGFTADSVTDPQTSYVITEVHRAAEEGNALAADTLLRGAVARMLTRHAGPLPARTVRGAGAVDAAAARAVLLERMARPPSLEQLAAELETSPFALLRAFRARYGMPPHTWLTDARVRRARTLLDAGTAPAEAAVAVGFTDQPHLNRHFTRIVGVTPGAYRRGRSGGRPPAAG encoded by the coding sequence ATGGCGGACGGGGCGCAGGAGTCGGTCGAGCGGGAGTGGGCCCGGCACTGGCAGTACGCGGAACTGCCCGGCCTGGACCTGCTGCGCGCCCACTACGTGCACCACACCTTCCCGCGCCACGCCCACGACGGGTACGTCATCGCGGCCGTCACCGGCGGCATCGAGGAGGTAGGCCTGCCCGGCGGCATCGTCCGGGCCGGGCCGGGCAGCGTGGTCCTGATCAACCCCGAGGTGCCGCACACCGCGCGCGCCGGGGTCCCCCAGGGCTGGGCGTACGCGACCCTCTACCCCTCGCGGGAGCTGATCGCGGAGGTGGCCGCGGAGATCGGCAGCCTGCGCGGGACCCCCGGTTTCACCGCCGACTCGGTGACCGATCCGCAGACCTCGTACGTGATCACCGAAGTGCACCGGGCCGCCGAGGAGGGCAACGCGCTCGCCGCCGACACGCTGCTGCGCGGGGCGGTGGCGCGGATGCTGACCCGGCACGCCGGGCCGCTGCCCGCCCGTACGGTCCGCGGCGCCGGCGCGGTCGACGCGGCGGCGGCCCGGGCGGTGCTCCTGGAGCGGATGGCGCGCCCGCCCTCGCTGGAACAGCTCGCCGCGGAGCTGGAGACCAGCCCGTTCGCCCTGCTGCGCGCCTTCCGCGCGCGGTACGGGATGCCGCCGCACACCTGGCTCACCGACGCCCGCGTCCGCCGGGCCCGGACCCTGCTGGACGCGGGCACGGCGCCGGCGGAGGCGGCCGTGGCCGTCGGCTTCACGGACCAGCCCCACCTGAACCGCCACTTCACCCGCATCGTGGGGGTCACCCCGGGCGCGTACCGCCGCGGGCGGTCGGGCGGCCGGCCCCCGGCGGCCGGCTGA
- the recA gene encoding recombinase RecA, which yields MAGTDREKALDAALAQIERQFGKGAVMRLGDKPNDPIEVIPTGSTALDIALGVGGLPRGRVIEVYGPESSGKTTLTLHAVANAQKAGGTVAFVDAEHALDPEYAKALGVDTDNLILSQPDTGEQALEIVDMLVRSGALDLIVIDSVAALVPRAEIEGEMGDSHVGLQARLMSQALRKITGALNQSKTTAIFINQLREKIGVMFGSPETTTGGRALKFYASVRLDIRRIETLKDGTEAVGNRTRVKVVKNKVAPPFKQAEFDILYGQGISREGGLIDMGVEHGFVRKAGAWYTYEGDQLGQGKENARNFLKDNPDLANEIERKIKEKLGVGVRKDAADESAAAAPAADAAAVPAPASKAKTTAKAAVAKS from the coding sequence ATGGCAGGCACCGACCGCGAGAAGGCTCTCGACGCCGCGCTCGCACAGATTGAACGGCAATTCGGCAAGGGTGCGGTCATGCGCCTCGGCGACAAGCCGAACGACCCCATCGAGGTCATCCCGACCGGGTCGACCGCGCTGGACATCGCGCTCGGCGTCGGCGGGCTGCCCCGCGGCCGTGTGATCGAGGTGTACGGCCCGGAGTCCTCCGGTAAGACGACCCTGACCCTGCACGCCGTGGCCAACGCGCAGAAGGCCGGCGGCACCGTCGCCTTCGTGGACGCCGAGCACGCGCTCGACCCCGAGTACGCGAAGGCCCTCGGCGTCGACACCGACAACCTCATCCTGTCGCAGCCGGACACCGGCGAGCAGGCGCTGGAGATCGTGGACATGCTGGTCCGCTCCGGCGCCCTCGACCTCATCGTCATCGACTCCGTCGCCGCGCTCGTGCCGCGTGCGGAGATCGAGGGCGAGATGGGCGACTCGCACGTGGGTCTCCAGGCCCGGCTGATGAGCCAGGCGCTCCGGAAGATCACCGGTGCGCTCAACCAGTCCAAGACCACCGCGATCTTCATCAACCAGCTCCGCGAGAAGATCGGTGTGATGTTCGGCTCGCCGGAGACCACCACCGGTGGCCGCGCGCTGAAGTTCTACGCCTCCGTGCGCCTCGACATCCGCCGCATCGAGACCCTCAAGGACGGCACGGAAGCGGTCGGCAACCGCACCCGCGTCAAGGTCGTCAAGAACAAGGTCGCGCCCCCGTTCAAGCAGGCCGAGTTCGACATCCTCTACGGCCAGGGCATCAGCCGCGAGGGCGGTCTGATCGACATGGGCGTGGAGCACGGCTTCGTGCGCAAGGCCGGCGCCTGGTACACGTACGAGGGCGACCAGCTCGGCCAGGGCAAGGAGAACGCCCGCAACTTCCTGAAGGACAACCCCGACCTCGCCAACGAGATCGAGCGGAAGATCAAGGAGAAGCTGGGCGTGGGCGTGCGCAAGGACGCCGCCGACGAGTCGGCCGCCGCTGCGCCTGCCGCCGACGCCGCGGCCGTGCCCGCCCCCGCCTCGAAGGCCAAGACGACGGCGAAGGCCGCCGTCGCCAAGAGCTGA
- a CDS encoding AzlD domain-containing protein: protein MNVWIAIALTVVGCYAVKLAGLLVPAGALERPAVRRLAALLPVALLAALTAQQTFSTGHELVLDARAAGLAAAGLALLLRAPFLLVVAAAVVVTAGVRALGG, encoded by the coding sequence GTGAACGTCTGGATCGCCATCGCACTCACCGTCGTGGGCTGCTACGCCGTCAAGCTGGCCGGGCTGCTCGTGCCGGCCGGGGCACTGGAGCGGCCGGCGGTGCGCCGGCTCGCCGCCCTGCTGCCCGTCGCGCTGCTCGCCGCGCTCACCGCCCAGCAGACCTTCAGCACCGGGCACGAGCTCGTCCTCGACGCCCGCGCCGCCGGGCTGGCCGCCGCCGGGCTCGCCCTGCTGCTGCGGGCGCCGTTCCTGCTCGTGGTCGCCGCCGCGGTGGTCGTCACCGCGGGGGTCCGGGCCCTGGGCGGCTAG
- the recX gene encoding recombination regulator RecX, with product MREQERDGGSGGREGRRGGGRTSRREDGREGRREDGLEGRRDGGREARQELPPQSPEEQARAICLRLLTGMPRTRRQLADALEKRGIPEEVSQEVLSRYEEVGLIDDAAFAGAWVESRHRGRGLARRALAQELRTKGVHATLVQEALEQLDSDQEEQTARELVERKLRATRGLERDKRIRRLAGMLARKGYPEGMALRVVRRALEQEGAEGADEDEPGYPGF from the coding sequence GTGCGGGAGCAGGAAAGGGACGGCGGGAGCGGCGGCCGGGAGGGCCGTCGCGGAGGCGGTCGCACAAGCCGTCGTGAGGACGGTCGGGAGGGTCGTCGCGAAGACGGCCTCGAAGGCCGTCGTGACGGCGGCCGGGAGGCCCGCCAGGAACTGCCGCCCCAGAGTCCCGAGGAGCAGGCGCGGGCGATCTGCCTGCGTCTGCTCACCGGGATGCCGCGCACCCGGCGGCAGCTCGCGGACGCCCTGGAGAAGCGGGGCATCCCCGAGGAGGTGTCGCAGGAGGTCCTCTCCCGGTACGAGGAGGTGGGCCTGATCGACGACGCCGCGTTCGCCGGGGCCTGGGTCGAGTCCCGGCACCGCGGCCGGGGCCTCGCCCGCCGGGCGCTCGCGCAGGAGCTGCGCACCAAGGGGGTGCACGCCACCCTCGTCCAGGAAGCCCTGGAGCAGCTGGACTCCGACCAGGAGGAGCAGACCGCCCGGGAGCTCGTGGAGCGCAAGCTCCGCGCCACCCGGGGCCTGGAGCGGGACAAGCGGATCCGGCGCCTCGCCGGGATGCTCGCCCGCAAGGGGTACCCGGAGGGCATGGCCCTGCGGGTGGTCCGGCGCGCCCTGGAACAAGAAGGCGCCGAGGGCGCGGACGAAGACGAGCCGGGGTACCCGGGGTTCTGA